AGGAGCTTTCAGTTTTTGGAAATGATTATCCTACAAATGACGGTACTTGTGTTAGAGATTATATTCACGTAGTAGATCTTGCAAAAGCACACGTTATGGCGTTAACACGACTAGTTGACCACAAAAATGAAACAAATTATGAGACCTTTAATTTGGGTACTGGTACCGGTAGTTCTGTGCTTGAAGTAATACATACTTTTGAAAATGTTTCTGGTGTTGATTTGTCATACAAAATTGTTGACCGAAGAGAAGGAGATGTAGTAGCTGCCTACGCAGACACAGCAAAAGCTAACGAAGTTCTGGGTTGGAAATCGCAGCTTACACTGGCCGAAGCTTTAAAATCTGCCTGGAATTGGGAGAAAAAAGTTAGAGGAATTAACTAATTAAAAAAAGCCTTACTGATACAACAGTAAGGCTTTTTTTATATTCATTAAAAAGTATAGATAGACTTTTAAGCAGTAATTCTTCGGGTACTGTTTCTAACTACAAGTTCGGTTTCAATAACCTCTTGTGAGGGTGCTTTTACTACTTTTCTATTGATATTTTCTATTGCGATTTGTATTGCTTTTGAACCCATAATTTCAGCTTGTTGCTTAACTGTGGTTACAGAGGGGAAATAGTTTCGTGCTAAATTACCGTCTGTAAAGCCTATAACACTTACATCATTAGGCACCATTAATCCATTTGTGCGCAAAGTATTCATCGTATAAATTGCACTAGATTCATCTGTAGTTAAAATGGCATCTATAACGTTATCGCTTATAAAAGTGTTGAGATTTTCTTCAAGATCAATAAGAGTTGTATTAATTATTTTAGGCAAATTATTTCCGTTTGCTTTAATAGCATCTTCATATCCTGCAAGTCGTTTTTTGCCTACTGAGGTTTTACTTAAACACGACAAGAACGCCACATTTTTACAGCCTATTTCTAACAAATAAGAAGTAGCATCATAAGCCCCTTTATAGTCATTAATAACTACACTGTCACAATCTACTAAAGAACTCACACGGTCAAACATCACTAACGGAATATCATAATAAAGAATGTCATTGAGATGTTCTATTTCTTCAGTCTGCTGGGTTTCTGAAGTAAGACTTATAATAATGGCATCTACCGAAACATCACAAAGCATATTAAGACTTTGTCTTTCTTTTTCAAGCGATTCGTTAGATATACACGTAACTAGATTATAACCATTTTTTCGGGCTTCTTCCTCCATACCCATAAGTACTTTGGCAAAAAAGGTATGTAGTATATTAGGAATAACCACCCCTAAAGTCCTCGTATGGCTATTCTTTAATCCCCTGGCCATCGCATTAGGTCTATACTTTAATTGGCGTGCAGCATTTTTGACAACAATTTTTGTGGCCTCGCTAATTTCTTTACTATCTGCCAGTGCTTTTGATACTGTAGAGATCGAAAGATTTAAATGTTCAGCGATTGCTTTTAAAGTTGTCTTTGTTGCCATTGTTATAGGTTCGTATAATGTGTGTCTGCTAATTTACGTAAAGTTTCTGCAGCCATCTCAGCAGTTATATCTCTTTGTGGAGTTGCAAACATTTCATAGCCTACCATAAATTTTTTAACCGTTGCAGAGCGCAGTAACGGTGGATAGAAAGACATATGAAAATGCCAGGATTCCCAATCCTGACCATCTGTAGGGGCTTGATGTATACCAGAGCTGTATGGAAATGATATTTTGAAAAGGTTATCGTATTTTATGGTAACAGCTTTAATAATTTTCGCATAATCTAAACGCTCCTCTGCATTAAGACTTAAAATATTACGATGTTGTTGCTTAGGAGCAATCATAACCTCATAAGGCCAAACTGCCCAATAGGGAACAAGTGCTATAAAATATTCGGTTTCAAAAATTATACGTTCTTTTAACTCAAGTTCTTCTTTGATATAATCTCCTAAAAGACTGGAGTTATTATTTTGCCAGTACTCGCGTTGTTGTTTGTTTTTCTTAACAACCTCTTGTGGTATTGTGCGTTGTGCCCATATTTGACCGTGTGGGTGTGGATTACTACAGCCCATTATAGCACCTTTGTTTTCAAAAATTTGAACGTGATTGATATCTGTCTTTTCGCTAAGTTGTTTAAACTCGCGTTGCCATAATGCAATAACATCATCAATTGCTTCCACTTGCATAACGGGAAGTGTGAGTGAATGATCTGGTGAGAAACATACCACTTTACAAATACCGCTTTCAGACTCAGCTTTTAAAAGACCCGATTTAAACTTTGCAGCCGGAACATCATTTTTTAATGCTCCAAAATCATTAACAAAAGACCAGGGCTCTGTATAGTTTTCATTTTTATGACCTCCTGCACGTTCGTTACCGGGGCATAAGTAACAATCAGGATCATAACTGGGTCGAACCTCGCTGGTTATTTCTTCTTCTTTTCCCTGCCAGGGGCGCTTTGTTCTATGCGGAGAAACAAGGACCCATTCTCCTGTAAGTATATTGTATCTTCTGTGTGAATTATCATTAAAATCTACCATGGGATTTATACTTTTTTATTTTAAACACGCTCTCCACCGTTTGAAGGCATTGCTGTGAAAGCAGTTAAATTAAGATTGTATTTTTTATAATATGCTTCTTTTGCTGATGCCACGTATTCTTCAACCGCATCTTGATGAATGAGGTTAATAGTGCAACCACCAAAACCACCGCCCATCATTCGGCAACCTAAAATTGCCTCATTATCTTTAGAAAATTCAGTTAAAAAATCAAGTTCTTTACAACTCACTTCATATTTATTTTGAAGCCCGTCGTGCGAAGCGTACATCAGTTTTCCAAAAGTACATAAATCATTGTTTTCTAATGCGGTAGCAGCTTGAGTTACTCGTAGATTTTCTTCAACTACATATTCGCATCGCGCATAGATGGTAGAGTCAAATTCAGATTTATATTCTCTAAGTTGTTCTAGAGAAACATGGCGTAGCGAATCGATCTCGGGATACCATTTTTTAAGCAATGCAACTCCTTTTTCACACTCTTCTCTGCGTACATTATATTCGCTAG
The sequence above is a segment of the Leeuwenhoekiella sp. MAR_2009_132 genome. Coding sequences within it:
- a CDS encoding LacI family DNA-binding transcriptional regulator gives rise to the protein MATKTTLKAIAEHLNLSISTVSKALADSKEISEATKIVVKNAARQLKYRPNAMARGLKNSHTRTLGVVIPNILHTFFAKVLMGMEEEARKNGYNLVTCISNESLEKERQSLNMLCDVSVDAIIISLTSETQQTEEIEHLNDILYYDIPLVMFDRVSSLVDCDSVVINDYKGAYDATSYLLEIGCKNVAFLSCLSKTSVGKKRLAGYEDAIKANGNNLPKIINTTLIDLEENLNTFISDNVIDAILTTDESSAIYTMNTLRTNGLMVPNDVSVIGFTDGNLARNYFPSVTTVKQQAEIMGSKAIQIAIENINRKVVKAPSQEVIETELVVRNSTRRITA
- a CDS encoding UDP-glucose--hexose-1-phosphate uridylyltransferase, with product MVDFNDNSHRRYNILTGEWVLVSPHRTKRPWQGKEEEITSEVRPSYDPDCYLCPGNERAGGHKNENYTEPWSFVNDFGALKNDVPAAKFKSGLLKAESESGICKVVCFSPDHSLTLPVMQVEAIDDVIALWQREFKQLSEKTDINHVQIFENKGAIMGCSNPHPHGQIWAQRTIPQEVVKKNKQQREYWQNNNSSLLGDYIKEELELKERIIFETEYFIALVPYWAVWPYEVMIAPKQQHRNILSLNAEERLDYAKIIKAVTIKYDNLFKISFPYSSGIHQAPTDGQDWESWHFHMSFYPPLLRSATVKKFMVGYEMFATPQRDITAEMAAETLRKLADTHYTNL